The Prochlorococcus sp. MIT 1300 genome has a window encoding:
- a CDS encoding penicillin-binding protein 2 translates to MRSSKPRRKGRGHLNRQQRVVPLEPIPAFRLKLVFSILCLGLVGLLGRMAWLQVLQAPALEAKARSFQTKYTKSLGTRRSIVDRMGRLVALDEERYRLWAHPMYFSFPGDAKGLLRKPVEVAQKLTLPLAIPIEDLINRLDNQQSGVKLAEGLDPESASELRRLGISGLDLEAYPQRIYPQGSLFANVVGFLNQDRVPQAGLEQSLNKRLLRFEKSHAMRLGADGTPLPDDLPPGAFYGDDLQLQLTLDARLQELSVKALSSQIKKWRAKKGVAIVLDVSNGEILALASSPTYDPNNYWNFSPGRFREWSVQDLIEPGSTFKPINLALALQEGVINPGETIKDTGTLKVGGWRIYNHDRVAHGVIDFAKLLQVSSNIGMVKTMKNLAPEKYWEWLSKLGLEDHPNTDLPGAVAGQIKLKSVFVSQPIEPATASFGQGFSLTPLKLAQLHAMIANNGYLVRPHITKGLLAGEALVPFASHEKKQLLDPEVTRIVRSWMESVVELGSGIGVKTPGYRIGGKTGTAQKVVNGKYEPGAKICSFVANLPVDDPRFVVLVVVDEPKGSNAFGSTVAVPVAKEIIDGLLVLEKIPPSQKGVRFQPAKR, encoded by the coding sequence ATGCGGAGCTCAAAACCTCGTCGAAAAGGGCGTGGTCACCTTAATCGTCAGCAACGGGTGGTCCCATTAGAGCCAATTCCTGCATTTAGGCTGAAGCTAGTTTTTTCAATACTTTGTTTAGGGCTTGTTGGTCTATTGGGAAGGATGGCTTGGTTGCAGGTTTTGCAAGCACCTGCCTTAGAGGCTAAAGCTAGATCTTTTCAAACTAAATATACAAAATCTTTAGGAACACGTAGATCAATTGTTGATCGAATGGGCAGATTAGTGGCCTTGGATGAGGAGCGTTATCGCCTCTGGGCCCACCCGATGTATTTCAGCTTTCCAGGAGATGCCAAAGGATTGCTTCGTAAACCTGTTGAGGTAGCACAAAAACTTACTTTGCCTCTAGCTATACCTATCGAGGACTTGATCAACCGTCTTGATAATCAACAATCTGGAGTAAAGCTTGCTGAAGGCTTAGACCCTGAAAGTGCATCTGAGTTAAGAAGGCTGGGTATTAGTGGTTTAGATCTTGAAGCTTATCCTCAACGCATTTACCCACAGGGGTCACTTTTTGCAAATGTTGTTGGATTTTTGAATCAAGACCGAGTGCCCCAGGCGGGTTTGGAACAAAGCTTGAATAAGCGACTTTTGAGATTTGAAAAGTCCCACGCTATGCGATTAGGAGCAGATGGGACTCCTTTGCCTGATGATTTGCCACCAGGGGCTTTTTATGGAGATGATTTGCAATTGCAATTGACTCTTGATGCTCGCCTTCAAGAGTTATCAGTAAAAGCTTTGTCTAGTCAGATTAAGAAGTGGCGAGCCAAAAAAGGAGTAGCAATTGTTTTGGATGTTTCCAACGGAGAGATATTGGCACTTGCTTCTTCGCCTACTTATGATCCAAATAATTATTGGAATTTTTCACCAGGTCGTTTTCGTGAGTGGTCAGTTCAAGACTTGATAGAGCCTGGTTCTACTTTTAAACCAATAAACTTAGCTTTGGCTTTACAAGAAGGGGTTATTAACCCTGGGGAAACTATTAAAGATACAGGTACATTGAAAGTAGGTGGGTGGAGAATCTACAACCATGACCGAGTCGCTCATGGTGTAATAGATTTCGCAAAACTCTTACAGGTTTCTAGCAACATTGGCATGGTTAAAACCATGAAAAATCTTGCTCCAGAGAAGTATTGGGAGTGGTTAAGTAAATTAGGCTTAGAGGACCATCCCAATACAGATTTGCCAGGAGCAGTTGCAGGTCAAATAAAACTAAAATCAGTTTTTGTCTCGCAACCTATTGAACCCGCAACAGCATCATTTGGTCAGGGCTTTTCTCTGACGCCATTAAAGCTTGCACAACTGCATGCAATGATTGCCAATAATGGGTATTTAGTTAGACCACATATCACAAAGGGTTTATTAGCAGGAGAAGCGCTGGTTCCTTTTGCATCCCATGAAAAGAAACAGTTGCTAGACCCAGAGGTGACAAGAATTGTTAGATCTTGGATGGAATCAGTAGTTGAGTTGGGCAGTGGCATAGGTGTTAAAACACCTGGTTACCGAATTGGAGGGAAGACGGGTACAGCCCAAAAAGTTGTTAATGGCAAATATGAACCAGGGGCAAAGATCTGTAGCTTTGTGGCAAATTTACCTGTAGACGATCCTCGTTTTGTCGTTCTAGTAGTAGTTGATGAACCAAAGGGGAGCAATGCCTTTGGTTCAACAGTGGCTGTTCCTGTTGCAAAGGAGATTATTGATGGTCTACTTGTACTGGAGAAAATCCCTCCAAGTCAGAAAGGAGTCCGTTTTCAACCTGCAAAACGTTAA
- a CDS encoding transaldolase, giving the protein MANLLDQLSSMTVVVADTGDLDAIRRFTPRDATTNPSLILAAAQIPSYQTLIDEALRLSRDRLGNSVGVEDVVHEALDEICVIFGKEILKIVPGRVSTEVDARLSFDTEGTIRKARKLIGLYDEMGISKDRVLIKIASTWEGIKAAEVLEKEGISCNLTLLFGFAQAVACAEAEVTLISPFVGRILDWYKSQTGRDAYPGPEDPGVISVTKIFNYYKRHGYKTEVMGASFRNVEEIIELAGCDLLTISPKLLDQLRTTESSLIKKLDASNPNEVESLIHLDKNNFDQLMSKDQMASEKLEEGIRGFSKAIETLEAQLAHRLAVIEGGKVFSHAIQEIFMLNDLDGDGCITREEWLGSDAVFDALDHDHDGRLLQDDVRFGLGAALALS; this is encoded by the coding sequence ATGGCTAATCTCCTCGATCAGCTTTCCTCGATGACGGTAGTTGTTGCTGATACAGGCGACTTGGATGCTATCCGACGCTTTACGCCTAGAGATGCCACAACAAATCCTTCTTTGATTCTTGCTGCTGCTCAAATACCTAGTTATCAAACTTTGATTGATGAAGCTTTGCGATTATCAAGAGATCGTCTAGGTAATTCTGTTGGGGTAGAGGATGTGGTTCATGAGGCCCTTGATGAGATTTGCGTAATCTTTGGTAAGGAAATTTTGAAAATTGTTCCTGGAAGGGTATCCACTGAGGTCGATGCTCGCTTGAGTTTTGATACTGAAGGAACAATTCGCAAAGCCAGGAAGTTGATTGGTTTGTATGACGAGATGGGTATATCGAAAGATCGAGTTCTTATCAAGATTGCATCAACTTGGGAAGGAATAAAAGCCGCAGAAGTTTTAGAGAAGGAAGGGATTAGTTGTAACTTGACATTGCTTTTTGGTTTTGCTCAGGCAGTGGCTTGTGCAGAAGCAGAGGTGACTTTGATTTCCCCCTTTGTTGGCAGAATCCTTGATTGGTACAAATCCCAAACAGGACGGGATGCATATCCAGGCCCTGAAGATCCAGGAGTGATTTCTGTCACGAAGATTTTTAATTACTACAAGAGGCATGGTTATAAAACGGAAGTAATGGGAGCTAGCTTTCGTAATGTCGAGGAAATTATTGAATTAGCAGGTTGTGACTTGTTGACGATTTCTCCAAAACTTTTAGATCAACTTAGAACTACTGAATCTTCTTTGATTAAGAAGTTAGATGCTAGTAACCCTAACGAAGTTGAGTCTCTTATCCACTTAGATAAAAATAATTTTGATCAGTTGATGTCTAAGGATCAGATGGCTAGTGAAAAGCTTGAAGAAGGAATCCGTGGTTTTAGTAAGGCAATTGAAACACTTGAAGCTCAACTGGCACATCGCTTGGCAGTGATTGAGGGAGGAAAGGTTTTTAGTCACGCTATTCAAGAAATTTTCATGTTGAATGATTTAGATGGTGATGGATGTATTACTAGAGAGGAATGGTTGGGTAGTGATGCAGTCTTTGATGCATTAGATCACGATCATGATGGTCGACTCCTGCAAGATGATGTTCGCTTTGGTCTTGGAGCTGCTCTTGCACTTAGTTAA
- a CDS encoding geranylgeranyl reductase family protein, with protein MSLKDVVIIGAGAAGSAAAFHLANNGWKVTLLEKDSSDSIKPCGGGIAAAVQDWFPFELSPAVVQIINRVEFSWCLSDNVIAQLPGSAPFWIVERKKLDQLITNKAIDAGAELLRPFQVVDLKKQAGYWQLTSKDGRELESKAVVIADGSNSVWPKVFKLGPRIQHHASTTSVKLAGKGNLLDGSARFEFGLVHHGFAWAFPVANGVNVGVGTFIGDQATNSEAILEKFLPSLGFDPHEGSRQNAQLRVWNGHHNLHGDGILAVGDAASLCDPFLAEGLRPALMSGCEAAQSIHLWLQDKTFGLGNYTNSMRTRWGNSMAWGRRIAQVFYRFPKVGYQLGIKRPTAPQRIAQILSGEMGYGDIAQRVIKRLLLKK; from the coding sequence GTGAGCCTAAAAGATGTAGTTATTATTGGAGCAGGAGCTGCTGGTTCAGCAGCAGCATTTCATCTGGCAAATAATGGGTGGAAGGTAACACTTTTAGAGAAAGATTCTTCAGATTCAATCAAGCCTTGTGGAGGCGGAATAGCCGCAGCCGTTCAAGATTGGTTTCCTTTTGAACTGAGTCCTGCTGTTGTTCAAATTATCAATAGAGTTGAGTTCTCATGGTGTCTTAGTGACAATGTTATTGCACAATTACCAGGCTCTGCTCCTTTTTGGATTGTTGAGCGAAAAAAGCTCGACCAACTTATTACCAACAAAGCCATTGATGCTGGTGCCGAGTTACTAAGGCCTTTCCAAGTAGTTGACTTAAAGAAACAAGCAGGTTATTGGCAGTTAACATCTAAAGATGGCAGAGAACTTGAAAGTAAAGCAGTAGTGATTGCAGATGGATCAAACTCAGTTTGGCCAAAAGTGTTTAAGCTCGGCCCACGAATCCAACATCATGCCTCTACAACCTCTGTAAAGCTCGCAGGGAAAGGAAATCTCTTGGACGGATCAGCAAGATTCGAGTTTGGTCTAGTTCATCATGGTTTTGCTTGGGCTTTCCCAGTAGCAAACGGGGTCAATGTTGGTGTTGGGACCTTCATCGGCGATCAAGCCACAAATAGTGAGGCAATCCTTGAAAAGTTCTTACCAAGTCTTGGTTTTGATCCTCATGAAGGTTCTAGACAAAATGCCCAATTAAGGGTTTGGAATGGCCATCACAATCTTCATGGCGATGGAATACTTGCAGTAGGAGACGCAGCTTCTCTATGTGACCCATTTCTCGCCGAAGGACTAAGGCCTGCGCTCATGAGCGGGTGTGAGGCAGCCCAAAGCATTCATCTCTGGCTACAAGATAAAACTTTTGGACTAGGCAACTACACCAACTCAATGCGTACTAGATGGGGCAACTCAATGGCCTGGGGCAGAAGAATTGCACAAGTTTTCTACCGATTCCCCAAGGTTGGGTATCAACTTGGAATAAAGAGGCCCACAGCGCCTCAACGTATTGCACAAATTCTCTCAGGAGAAATGGGCTATGGCGATATAGCTCAGAGAGTCATTAAAAGACTCTTGTTAAAAAAATAA
- the frr gene encoding ribosome recycling factor: MANQELESNMRKSVDATQRTFNTIRTGRANPSLLDRLSVEYYGAETPLKSLATISTPDSQTISIQPFDLSSLSLIEKAIATSDLGFTPNNDGKIIRINVPPLTEERRKDFCKLASKYAEEGKVALRNIRRDAIEKIKRMEKEGEFSKDQSRDEQESVQKLTDKFSNEIEKHLAEKEADILKV, encoded by the coding sequence ATGGCAAATCAAGAACTCGAATCAAATATGCGTAAGTCGGTGGATGCCACCCAACGCACCTTCAACACAATCCGTACTGGGCGTGCCAACCCTTCTTTACTTGATCGCCTTTCAGTTGAATATTATGGTGCAGAAACCCCTTTAAAATCACTAGCCACAATTTCAACTCCTGACTCACAAACAATTTCAATCCAACCTTTTGACTTAAGCTCACTAAGCCTTATAGAAAAGGCTATTGCAACTAGTGATCTTGGTTTTACGCCCAATAATGACGGAAAAATTATTCGTATTAACGTTCCACCTCTTACAGAGGAACGAAGAAAAGACTTTTGCAAATTAGCTTCAAAATATGCAGAAGAAGGGAAAGTTGCTCTAAGAAATATAAGAAGGGATGCTATCGAAAAAATTAAAAGAATGGAAAAGGAAGGTGAATTCTCTAAAGATCAAAGCCGAGACGAACAAGAGTCTGTACAGAAGCTTACTGACAAATTTTCTAATGAAATAGAAAAGCATCTAGCAGAGAAAGAGGCCGATATACTTAAAGTGTGA
- the pyrH gene encoding UMP kinase — translation MTYNRVLLKLSGEALMGDKPYGIDPAIVQSISEDVASVVDGGTQLAIVVGGGNIFRGLKGSAAGMDRATADYVGMLATVMNAITLQDGLERKGIPTRVQTAIEMQEVAEPYIRRRAIRHLEKGRVVVFGAGCGNPFFTTDTTAALRAAEINADVVFKATKVDGVYDQDPKRFPDAKRFDNLTFQQVLSGELAVMDSTAIALCKDNNIPIVVFDLFEPGNISKAVAGEPIGSRISN, via the coding sequence ATGACTTACAACCGTGTACTGCTAAAACTCAGCGGAGAAGCTCTTATGGGTGACAAGCCATATGGGATAGACCCCGCAATAGTTCAATCCATCTCTGAGGATGTAGCAAGTGTCGTGGATGGAGGCACCCAACTTGCAATCGTTGTTGGAGGGGGAAATATTTTCCGAGGACTTAAAGGGTCCGCCGCTGGTATGGACCGTGCCACTGCTGATTATGTCGGCATGCTGGCCACCGTAATGAACGCGATCACGCTTCAAGATGGACTGGAAAGGAAAGGAATACCGACTCGTGTACAAACAGCCATTGAAATGCAAGAAGTAGCTGAGCCCTATATACGCCGAAGAGCAATTCGTCACCTTGAGAAGGGAAGAGTAGTTGTATTTGGTGCAGGCTGTGGAAATCCATTTTTCACAACTGATACGACTGCTGCTCTTCGAGCAGCAGAGATCAATGCAGATGTTGTTTTCAAAGCCACTAAAGTCGATGGTGTCTATGACCAGGACCCGAAGAGGTTCCCTGATGCAAAGCGATTCGACAACCTCACCTTCCAACAGGTTCTTAGCGGAGAACTAGCAGTGATGGATAGCACTGCAATTGCTCTTTGCAAAGACAACAACATCCCTATTGTTGTTTTTGATCTTTTCGAACCTGGCAACATAAGCAAAGCAGTTGCTGGAGAACCAATTGGTTCCAGAATAAGCAACTGA
- the cobO gene encoding cob(I)yrinic acid a,c-diamide adenosyltransferase gives MKLDHSKAKDQFDIDQVAEQLGLGGNLSPEKDQAGYQLRMQRRKEVQQKRLDQRTLEKGLILVFTGNGKGKTTAALGLTLRMLGHNERVAIVQFIKGGWEPGEARALKAFGEQIDWHALGEGFTWETQNRDRDKLFVKKAWEQSLFYLKSKDHKLVVLDEINVAIKLGYLDLTEVIKGLSFRPDLTHVVLTGRGAPKELIEKADLVTEMNLVHHPFKEKGIKAQAGIEF, from the coding sequence ATGAAATTAGATCACTCAAAAGCAAAAGATCAATTTGACATAGATCAAGTGGCCGAGCAACTTGGCCTAGGAGGCAATCTTTCTCCAGAGAAAGATCAAGCAGGATACCAACTAAGAATGCAACGTAGAAAAGAGGTTCAGCAAAAGCGCTTAGATCAAAGGACCCTCGAAAAAGGTTTAATTCTTGTATTTACAGGAAATGGGAAAGGCAAAACTACAGCCGCACTAGGATTAACTCTACGAATGCTTGGACACAATGAACGAGTTGCAATAGTTCAATTCATTAAAGGTGGCTGGGAACCCGGTGAAGCAAGAGCTCTAAAGGCTTTTGGTGAACAAATAGATTGGCATGCTCTAGGCGAAGGGTTTACATGGGAAACCCAAAATAGAGATAGGGACAAACTCTTTGTCAAAAAGGCCTGGGAGCAATCTCTATTTTACTTAAAAAGTAAAGACCACAAACTAGTAGTCCTTGATGAAATAAATGTTGCAATCAAACTAGGCTACCTAGATTTAACAGAAGTAATTAAGGGCCTTTCATTTAGACCAGATCTAACTCATGTAGTTTTAACTGGCCGAGGTGCACCAAAAGAATTAATTGAAAAGGCAGATTTGGTAACTGAAATGAACTTAGTGCATCACCCTTTTAAAGAAAAAGGAATAAAAGCCCAAGCCGGTATTGAATTTTAG
- a CDS encoding site-specific integrase, with product MALSNQLNKINTELSRRGVRLRIEHRGDLLNLRGHLPCKKETGKSKIQRISLKIQATQEGLKEAQKILELVHLELERKQFKWNHWSTVSLNREGNTTSNSDVVQAIKSFESAFFTNPQRKQSPSGSRTTWTAAYLPYLRRLQKLSLQGKGQLSIELLKETIASYEENSRSRQQSGIALGALARHLEISLPKDWKAHAGGYGLHKANFRKLPNDEQIVQAFSRIPNPRWKLAFGLMATYGLRNHEIFYSDLSTLSKNCDQVLRVLPNTKTGEHQVWPFHPEWIEEFGLYQLGIKPNLLPLIETDLKKTTLQQVGRRVAEQFRRYSMPLTPYDLRHAWAIRTIHIGLPDTVAARMMGHSVAIHTRTYHHWITKRDQQQAVDAALARARQ from the coding sequence ATGGCTCTCAGCAACCAGCTGAACAAGATCAACACCGAACTCTCTAGAAGAGGAGTCAGATTAAGGATTGAACATCGTGGAGATCTCCTAAATCTTAGAGGCCATCTACCTTGCAAGAAGGAAACAGGAAAATCAAAAATTCAGAGAATCAGTTTAAAAATTCAAGCCACTCAAGAAGGGCTTAAAGAAGCACAAAAAATTCTAGAGTTAGTTCATTTAGAACTAGAGCGCAAGCAATTCAAATGGAATCACTGGTCAACAGTATCTCTAAATAGAGAGGGAAATACAACTTCTAACTCTGACGTTGTGCAAGCAATAAAGAGTTTCGAATCTGCCTTCTTTACGAATCCTCAACGGAAGCAATCCCCTTCTGGAAGCCGCACAACTTGGACTGCCGCATATCTTCCATACCTACGCAGGCTTCAGAAACTATCTCTACAGGGAAAAGGTCAGCTAAGCATTGAACTACTTAAGGAAACTATTGCTTCATATGAAGAAAATAGTAGAAGCAGACAACAATCTGGCATTGCATTAGGAGCACTTGCTAGACACCTAGAAATAAGCCTGCCTAAAGACTGGAAAGCTCATGCTGGAGGATACGGCTTACATAAGGCGAACTTCCGGAAACTGCCAAATGATGAGCAGATTGTTCAAGCTTTTTCTAGAATTCCCAATCCAAGATGGAAATTAGCCTTTGGATTAATGGCCACTTATGGGTTAAGAAACCATGAAATTTTCTATAGCGATCTATCCACCCTGAGCAAAAATTGCGATCAAGTTCTACGAGTCCTTCCTAATACAAAAACAGGAGAACATCAAGTTTGGCCATTTCACCCTGAATGGATAGAAGAGTTCGGTTTATACCAATTAGGAATCAAGCCAAATCTTCTGCCCTTAATAGAAACTGATCTTAAGAAAACTACACTTCAGCAAGTTGGAAGGCGAGTAGCTGAGCAATTTCGTCGCTACAGTATGCCTCTAACGCCATACGACCTTCGTCATGCATGGGCAATACGCACCATACATATAGGCCTACCTGACACTGTTGCGGCAAGAATGATGGGACATTCAGTAGCCATTCATACGCGTACATACCACCACTGGATCACTAAACGTGACCAACAACAAGCAGTAGATGCGGCTCTAGCAAGAGCCCGACAATAA
- the hemH gene encoding ferrochelatase: MTRIGVVLMNLGGPERIQDVGPFLYNLFSDPEIIRLPIRSLQKPMAWLISSLRSSKSQQAYLSIGGGSPLRRITEQQARELQSELRQRGINATSYVAMRYWHPFTESAVADLKADGIEEVVVLPLYPHFSISTSGSSFRELERLRQSDTTFQKLSIRCIRSWYNHPGYLNAMADLISNQIFLSEIPSKVNIFFTAHGVPKSYVEDAGDPYQKEIESCAALIMNVLKNRLGYENPYTLAYQSRVGPEEWLRPYTNEVLEDLGKAGIRDLVVVPISFVSEHIETLEEIDIEYRELAKKNGIENFYRVPALDTYPAFISSLADLVISSLNGPQVELETVSELPTKVKLYPQEKWQWGWNNSSEVWNGRVAMIVFLSFVFELIIGKGPLHLLGLL; encoded by the coding sequence ATGACCCGTATAGGCGTTGTCTTAATGAACTTGGGAGGCCCTGAACGCATTCAGGATGTAGGCCCATTTCTCTACAATCTTTTTTCAGACCCTGAGATTATTCGGCTGCCTATACGCTCGCTGCAGAAGCCTATGGCTTGGTTAATAAGTAGTCTTAGGAGTAGTAAATCTCAACAGGCATACCTCTCAATTGGAGGAGGCTCTCCTCTCCGCCGAATTACTGAGCAACAGGCAAGGGAATTACAAAGCGAACTTCGGCAACGCGGCATTAATGCCACAAGTTATGTCGCTATGCGTTATTGGCATCCATTTACTGAATCTGCAGTGGCTGATCTCAAGGCCGATGGAATCGAGGAGGTTGTTGTCTTGCCTTTATACCCTCATTTTTCCATTAGTACTAGTGGCTCAAGTTTTCGCGAATTAGAAAGGTTGCGTCAATCAGACACTACTTTCCAAAAGTTATCTATTAGATGTATCCGTAGTTGGTATAACCATCCTGGTTACTTGAATGCGATGGCAGATTTGATTTCAAATCAGATTTTTCTGTCAGAGATACCATCTAAAGTAAATATATTTTTTACAGCTCATGGTGTGCCCAAGAGTTATGTTGAAGATGCTGGTGACCCTTATCAAAAGGAAATTGAAAGTTGTGCAGCATTAATAATGAATGTACTTAAAAACCGCCTTGGATATGAGAACCCATATACCCTTGCATATCAGAGTAGAGTGGGTCCAGAAGAATGGTTAAGGCCATATACTAATGAAGTCTTGGAAGACCTTGGCAAGGCTGGGATAAGAGATCTTGTTGTTGTTCCTATAAGCTTCGTAAGTGAACATATTGAAACTCTTGAAGAAATAGACATTGAGTATAGAGAGTTGGCGAAGAAGAATGGTATTGAGAATTTTTATAGAGTCCCTGCTTTGGATACTTATCCTGCTTTCATTAGTTCTCTTGCAGATCTTGTTATTAGTAGCTTGAATGGCCCTCAAGTTGAGTTAGAAACAGTCTCGGAACTTCCTACAAAGGTTAAGCTTTATCCTCAAGAGAAATGGCAATGGGGTTGGAATAATAGCTCTGAGGTCTGGAATGGGAGAGTAGCCATGATTGTGTTTCTATCATTCGTCTTTGAGTTGATAATAGGTAAAGGTCCTCTTCATCTTTTAGGTTTGCTGTGA
- the ilvB gene encoding biosynthetic-type acetolactate synthase large subunit — translation MTLTSASTALSNSADKQSLHITGADALMDALRRHGVEVIFGYPGGAILPIYDAVHKAESQGWLKHILVRHEQGGSHAADGYARATGRVGVCFGTSGPGATNLVTGIATAQMDSVPLVVVTGQVPRSAIGTDAFQETDIFGITLPIVKHSWVVRDPADIASVVAQAFLIASSGRPGPVLIDIPKDVGQEYFDYQPIDPGDSVPAGFSAPSSPDECSVKAALELIEKAQRPLFYVGGGVISSGAHESLAELASRHQIPVTTTLMGKGAFDEQNSLSVGMLGMHGTAYANFAVTECDLLIAVGARFDDRVTGKLDTFAPNAKVIHFEIDPAEICKNRPADVAILGDVSHSLIKLLEVSKARKVEPKTSDWLTMIDMWKDKYPLFTPPPQGEIYPQEVILAIRDLAPGAFITTDVGQHQMWAAQYLRSGPRKWISSAGLGTMGYGMPAAMGVQCAFPKDQVICVAGDASILMNIQELGTIAEYQLPLKVVIVNNQWQGMVRQWQESFYEERYSASNMLPGMPSFKSLAAAFGIKGIEIKNRDDLEPQLKNAFMNPGPMFIDVHVRRGENCYPMVPPGKSNAQMVGLPSLPEPVMEIHRK, via the coding sequence GTGACTTTGACTTCTGCTTCCACGGCCTTGTCAAATTCTGCCGATAAACAGAGTCTTCATATCACCGGAGCAGACGCCTTAATGGATGCTCTTCGAAGACATGGCGTTGAAGTCATATTTGGTTATCCAGGTGGTGCAATCCTTCCTATATATGACGCAGTTCATAAGGCAGAAAGTCAAGGTTGGTTAAAGCACATTCTTGTAAGACATGAACAAGGTGGTAGCCATGCTGCTGATGGTTATGCAAGGGCAACTGGTCGAGTGGGGGTTTGTTTTGGGACTTCAGGGCCAGGTGCAACAAACTTAGTTACTGGAATAGCAACGGCACAGATGGATTCTGTGCCGTTGGTTGTAGTTACTGGACAAGTTCCACGTTCTGCTATTGGTACAGATGCCTTTCAGGAAACAGATATTTTTGGAATTACTCTTCCTATTGTGAAGCACTCATGGGTAGTTAGAGATCCTGCAGACATTGCCTCAGTTGTTGCACAAGCTTTTTTAATAGCTTCTTCGGGTAGGCCTGGACCAGTCCTGATTGATATCCCAAAAGATGTTGGCCAGGAATATTTTGATTATCAACCTATCGATCCAGGCGATTCGGTGCCGGCAGGGTTTAGTGCCCCATCTTCACCAGATGAATGCTCCGTCAAGGCGGCTCTTGAACTTATTGAAAAGGCTCAACGTCCTTTGTTTTATGTCGGAGGTGGTGTCATTTCTTCAGGTGCCCATGAAAGCCTTGCTGAGTTAGCCAGTCGTCATCAGATACCAGTCACTACAACTCTTATGGGTAAAGGGGCTTTTGATGAGCAGAACTCCTTGTCGGTAGGAATGCTTGGTATGCATGGGACCGCCTATGCAAATTTTGCCGTTACAGAGTGCGACCTATTAATTGCTGTAGGTGCTCGTTTTGATGACAGAGTTACTGGGAAACTAGATACATTTGCTCCTAATGCAAAGGTAATTCATTTTGAAATTGATCCAGCTGAGATTTGTAAAAACCGGCCAGCAGATGTGGCTATTTTAGGTGATGTTAGTCACAGTCTTATAAAGCTACTTGAAGTAAGTAAGGCAAGAAAAGTTGAACCTAAGACATCAGATTGGTTGACGATGATTGATATGTGGAAAGACAAATACCCTTTATTTACTCCACCTCCACAAGGAGAAATTTACCCGCAAGAGGTAATTCTTGCAATCAGAGATCTTGCTCCTGGAGCGTTTATAACAACTGATGTTGGCCAGCACCAAATGTGGGCAGCTCAATATCTACGTAGTGGCCCTCGAAAGTGGATAAGTAGTGCAGGTTTAGGAACTATGGGTTATGGGATGCCTGCTGCTATGGGTGTACAGTGTGCTTTTCCAAAAGACCAAGTAATTTGTGTCGCTGGTGATGCAAGTATTCTGATGAATATTCAGGAGCTAGGGACTATCGCTGAATATCAACTTCCTTTAAAGGTTGTGATCGTTAATAATCAGTGGCAGGGAATGGTTAGGCAATGGCAAGAAAGTTTCTATGAGGAGAGATATTCTGCTTCAAATATGCTTCCAGGAATGCCTAGCTTTAAATCACTTGCAGCTGCATTTGGCATTAAAGGAATAGAGATTAAAAATCGCGATGATCTAGAGCCTCAGTTGAAGAATGCTTTTATGAATCCAGGGCCAATGTTTATAGATGTTCATGTAAGGCGAGGGGAAAATTGTTATCCAATGGTTCCACCTGGCAAGAGTAATGCTCAGATGGTTGGGTTGCCTTCTCTCCCTGAGCCAGTAATGGAGATCCATAGAAAATGA
- a CDS encoding nuclease codes for MIYTFWLFLLVFLLGVPSPTNAAEILQIQSSTLLQIGDHNRTYTVQLACISVDSSDDQSARNLLRAELPRRKKVNLRPEGSEEGVLLARVMPLGSEKDLSKRLVEAGLAKWSCDYA; via the coding sequence ATGATTTATACATTTTGGTTGTTTTTATTGGTCTTTCTTCTCGGAGTCCCAAGTCCCACTAATGCTGCTGAGATTTTGCAAATTCAAAGCTCTACGTTGTTGCAAATAGGTGACCATAATCGGACTTATACTGTTCAACTTGCATGCATCTCTGTTGATTCCTCTGATGATCAATCTGCTAGGAATTTGTTGAGAGCTGAGTTGCCTAGGAGGAAAAAGGTGAATCTTAGGCCAGAGGGTTCTGAGGAAGGTGTTTTGCTTGCTCGGGTTATGCCCCTTGGTAGTGAGAAAGATTTATCCAAGCGTTTAGTAGAAGCTGGCTTGGCTAAATGGTCATGTGATTATGCGTAA